The following proteins are co-located in the Thermus tengchongensis genome:
- the dxr gene encoding 1-deoxy-D-xylulose-5-phosphate reductoisomerase, with the protein MKRVVILGSTGSIGRQALEVCRWRGYRVVGLAAGQNLEELSRQIQEWRPLLVAAHESLHGELKARFPGLRLGTPEEVASLEAEVAVAAIPGLAGLAPTRAAVRTGKRIALANKEAMVAAGPLLWQEVDAQGAEILPVDSEHSALFQVLLGERREDVAELILTASGGPFLREPQDLSQVTPEMALNHPRWRMGPKVTIDSATLFNKGLEVLEAKELFRFPLEKIKVLVHPQAYVHSLVRFVDGSLKAQLGPTDMRLPIQYALTYPERAETPLKNLPLPGTLEFLEPDLNRFPALAVAYEAGRRGGVAQVAVSAADEVAVEAFLSGKIPFTEIPKILARVLENTPSLPLTWENLFAVDAWAREEAKRWA; encoded by the coding sequence ATGAAACGAGTGGTGATCCTGGGCTCCACGGGTTCCATAGGGCGGCAGGCCCTCGAGGTGTGCCGCTGGCGGGGCTACCGGGTGGTGGGGCTTGCCGCAGGGCAAAACCTGGAGGAGCTCTCCCGTCAGATCCAGGAGTGGAGGCCCCTCCTGGTGGCCGCTCACGAAAGCCTCCACGGGGAGCTAAAGGCTCGCTTCCCCGGGCTAAGGCTGGGCACCCCGGAAGAGGTGGCCTCCTTGGAGGCGGAGGTGGCCGTGGCCGCCATTCCGGGCCTGGCGGGGCTTGCTCCCACCCGGGCCGCGGTCCGGACAGGAAAGCGCATCGCCCTGGCCAACAAGGAGGCCATGGTGGCGGCGGGACCCCTCCTCTGGCAGGAGGTGGATGCCCAGGGAGCCGAGATCCTCCCCGTGGACTCTGAGCACTCGGCGCTTTTCCAGGTCCTCTTGGGGGAAAGGCGGGAGGATGTGGCCGAGCTCATCCTGACAGCAAGCGGAGGACCCTTCCTTCGGGAGCCCCAGGACCTCTCCCAGGTCACCCCGGAGATGGCCCTGAACCATCCCCGCTGGCGCATGGGCCCCAAGGTCACGATAGACTCCGCCACCCTCTTCAACAAGGGCCTCGAGGTCCTCGAGGCTAAGGAGCTTTTCCGCTTTCCCCTGGAGAAGATCAAGGTCTTGGTTCACCCCCAGGCCTATGTCCACAGCCTGGTCCGCTTCGTGGACGGTAGCCTTAAGGCCCAACTGGGCCCCACGGACATGCGCCTTCCCATCCAGTACGCCCTCACCTACCCCGAAAGGGCGGAAACCCCCCTTAAAAACCTCCCCCTCCCCGGGACCCTGGAGTTTTTGGAACCAGACCTCAACCGCTTCCCCGCCCTGGCGGTGGCCTACGAGGCGGGAAGGCGGGGCGGGGTGGCCCAGGTGGCGGTTTCCGCCGCCGACGAGGTGGCGGTGGAAGCCTTCCTTTCCGGAAAGATCCCCTTTACCGAAATCCCAAAGATCCTGGCTCGGGTCCTGGAAAACACCCCTTCCCTTCCCCTAACATGGGAGAACCTCTTCGCCGTGGACGCCTGGGCCCGGGAAGAGGCCAAGAGGTGGGCATGA
- a CDS encoding phosphatidate cytidylyltransferase, producing MEGRDDLPTRVLSALVGVLLLLWVLWGGLVLILPTLVFVLWLGSLELRDMLAKRGIRLNLPFLVGGGVLLFLFSLPQLYWHFPQVPWREVALGLFLLGSFSHELLRGADLTRFAFTLMAFLYLPWSLGYVLLLREIPDSTLGLWTLSLPLVASFATDIGAYFVGRTLGRQKLAPEISPGKTVEGSLGGIAVSFLALALYTGLVREVFPFGLLELWLFSLLLSLAAQLGDLVESMLKRYCGVKDSGHFLPGHGGLLDRIDSLLFTFPLTYFLVVLFT from the coding sequence ATGGAGGGCAGGGACGACCTGCCCACCCGGGTCCTCTCCGCCCTGGTAGGGGTTCTTTTGCTCCTATGGGTGCTGTGGGGGGGACTCGTCCTAATCCTGCCCACCCTGGTCTTCGTCCTGTGGCTGGGGAGCCTGGAGCTGAGGGACATGCTGGCCAAAAGGGGCATCCGGCTGAACCTGCCCTTCCTGGTGGGCGGGGGGGTACTCCTCTTCCTTTTCTCCTTGCCCCAGCTCTACTGGCACTTCCCCCAGGTGCCCTGGCGGGAGGTGGCCCTGGGGCTTTTCCTGCTGGGAAGCTTCAGCCATGAGCTTCTGCGGGGAGCCGACCTCACCCGCTTCGCCTTCACCCTCATGGCCTTTTTGTACCTACCCTGGAGCCTGGGGTATGTCCTCCTCCTAAGGGAGATCCCGGACAGCACCCTGGGCCTTTGGACCCTTTCCCTGCCCCTGGTGGCCAGCTTCGCCACCGACATCGGCGCCTACTTCGTGGGCCGGACCCTGGGCCGGCAAAAGCTGGCCCCGGAAATCTCCCCCGGCAAGACGGTGGAGGGCTCTTTGGGAGGGATTGCGGTAAGCTTCCTGGCCCTGGCCCTCTACACCGGGCTGGTGCGGGAGGTCTTCCCCTTCGGCCTACTGGAACTTTGGCTTTTCAGCCTCCTCCTTTCCCTGGCCGCCCAGCTTGGGGACCTGGTGGAGTCCATGCTGAAGCGGTACTGTGGGGTGAAGGACTCGGGGCACTTCCTTCCCGGCCACGGCGGCCTTCTGGATAGGATCGACAGCCTTCTCTTCACCTTCCCCCTCACCTACTTTTTGGTGGTGCTCTTCACATGA
- the frr gene encoding ribosome recycling factor: MSLKELYAETRAHMQKSLEALEHNLAGLRTGRANPALLLHLKVEYYGTHVPLSQIATVTAPDAKTLVVQSWDQNALKAIEKAIRDSDLGLNPANKGDALYINIPPLTEERRKELVKTARHYAEEGRIAIRNIRREALEKLKKISKELHLSEDDTKRAEAEIQKITDEFIAKADELLEKKEQEILG, encoded by the coding sequence ATGAGCCTGAAAGAGCTTTATGCGGAAACAAGGGCACACATGCAAAAGAGCCTCGAGGCCCTGGAGCACAACCTGGCGGGCCTTCGTACCGGGCGGGCCAACCCCGCCCTTCTCCTCCACCTCAAGGTGGAGTACTACGGCACCCACGTGCCCCTCTCCCAAATCGCCACCGTAACCGCCCCCGACGCCAAAACCCTGGTGGTGCAGTCCTGGGACCAAAACGCCCTAAAGGCCATAGAGAAGGCCATCCGCGACTCGGACCTGGGCCTGAACCCCGCCAACAAGGGGGACGCCCTGTACATCAACATTCCCCCCCTCACCGAGGAACGGCGCAAGGAGCTGGTGAAAACCGCCCGCCACTACGCCGAGGAGGGGCGGATCGCCATCCGCAACATCCGGCGCGAGGCCCTGGAAAAACTCAAGAAGATCTCCAAGGAGCTCCACCTCTCGGAGGACGATACCAAGCGGGCGGAGGCCGAAATCCAGAAGATCACCGACGAGTTCATCGCCAAGGCCGACGAGCTTCTGGAGAAGAAGGAGCAGGAGATCCTAGGCTAG
- the pyrH gene encoding UMP kinase → MKYRRVLLKLSGEFLTANGFGIEPEATKALAKEIKAAYDTGVQLAIVIGAGNLWRGARQGVGMDRATADYIGMLATIMNALALQDALESLGIPTRVQTALTITQVAEPYIRRRALRHLEKERIVIFGGGTGNPFFSTDTAAALRALEVGAEVVLMAKNKVDGVYSDDPRKNPNAVRFEELTYLEVLNRGLQVMDTTAITLCMEAGLPIVVFDIFKPGALVGIIQGEKVGTLIHT, encoded by the coding sequence ATGAAGTACAGAAGGGTCCTCCTTAAACTCTCCGGCGAGTTTCTGACCGCAAATGGCTTCGGCATCGAACCCGAGGCCACCAAGGCCCTCGCCAAGGAGATCAAGGCCGCCTACGACACGGGAGTCCAGCTGGCCATCGTGATCGGGGCGGGGAACCTCTGGCGGGGAGCAAGGCAGGGGGTGGGTATGGACCGGGCCACCGCCGACTACATCGGCATGCTGGCCACCATCATGAACGCCCTAGCCCTGCAAGACGCCCTGGAGTCCCTGGGCATTCCCACCCGGGTCCAGACCGCCCTCACCATCACCCAGGTGGCCGAGCCCTATATCCGCAGGCGGGCCCTGCGCCACCTGGAGAAGGAACGCATCGTCATCTTCGGCGGAGGCACCGGGAACCCCTTCTTCTCCACGGACACCGCCGCCGCCCTAAGGGCCTTAGAGGTGGGGGCCGAGGTGGTCCTCATGGCCAAGAACAAGGTGGACGGGGTTTATTCCGATGACCCTCGGAAGAACCCCAACGCGGTGCGCTTTGAGGAGCTCACCTACCTCGAAGTCTTGAACCGGGGTTTACAGGTCATGGACACCACCGCCATCACCCTGTGCATGGAGGCAGGGCTTCCCATCGTGGTCTTTGACATCTTCAAACCCGGCGCTCTGGTGGGTATTATCCAGGGGGAAAAGGTGGGTACCCTGATCCACACCTGA
- the tsf gene encoding translation elongation factor Ts — MSQMELIKKLREATGAGMMDVKKALEDAGWNEEKAVQLLRERGAIKAAKKAEREAREGVIGHYIHHNQRVGVLVELNCETDFVARNEIFQNLARDLAMHIAMMNPRYVSAEEIPAEELEKERQIYIQAALNEGKPAQIAEKIAEGRLKKYLEEVALLEQPFVKDDKVKVKELIQQAIAKTGENIVVRRFCRFELGA, encoded by the coding sequence ATGAGCCAAATGGAACTCATCAAGAAGCTGCGCGAGGCCACGGGGGCCGGAATGATGGACGTGAAGAAGGCCCTCGAGGACGCCGGCTGGAACGAGGAAAAGGCCGTTCAGCTCCTCAGGGAGCGGGGGGCCATAAAGGCAGCCAAGAAAGCAGAGCGAGAGGCTCGGGAAGGGGTTATCGGCCACTACATCCACCACAACCAGCGGGTGGGGGTTCTGGTGGAGCTCAACTGTGAGACCGACTTCGTGGCCCGGAACGAGATCTTCCAGAACCTGGCCCGGGACCTGGCCATGCACATCGCCATGATGAACCCCCGCTACGTCTCCGCCGAGGAGATTCCCGCGGAGGAGCTGGAGAAGGAGCGGCAGATCTACATCCAGGCCGCCCTCAACGAGGGCAAACCCGCCCAGATTGCGGAGAAGATCGCCGAGGGGCGCCTGAAGAAGTACCTGGAGGAGGTGGCCCTCCTGGAGCAGCCCTTCGTCAAGGACGACAAGGTTAAGGTGAAGGAGCTCATCCAGCAGGCCATCGCCAAAACCGGGGAAAACATCGTGGTGCGGCGGTTCTGCCGCTTCGAGCTGGGGGCGTAG
- the rpsB gene encoding 30S ribosomal protein S2, with product MPVNISIKELLEAGVHFGHERKRWNPKFSRYIYAERNGIHIIDLQKTMVELERTFRFLEDLAMRGGTILFVGTKKQAQDIIRMEAERAGMPYVNQRWLGGMLTNFKTISQRVNRLEELENLFASPEIQDRPKKEQVRLKHELDRLQKYLSGFRRLKRLPDAVFVVDPTKEAIAVREARKLFIPVVALADTDSDPELVDYIIPGNDDAIRSIQLIVSRAVDLIIQARGGVVEPSPSYALVEEAEKAEAQVREASDLGEDEVEA from the coding sequence ATGCCTGTAAACATCAGCATCAAGGAACTTCTGGAGGCAGGGGTTCACTTCGGCCACGAGCGCAAGCGTTGGAACCCCAAGTTCAGCCGCTATATCTATGCGGAGCGCAACGGCATCCACATCATCGACCTGCAAAAGACCATGGTGGAGCTGGAGCGCACCTTCCGCTTCCTCGAGGACCTGGCCATGCGGGGAGGCACCATTCTCTTCGTGGGCACCAAGAAGCAGGCCCAGGACATCATCCGCATGGAAGCGGAGCGGGCGGGGATGCCCTACGTGAACCAGCGCTGGCTGGGTGGCATGCTCACCAACTTCAAGACCATTTCCCAGCGGGTGAACCGCCTGGAGGAGCTGGAGAACCTCTTCGCCTCCCCGGAGATCCAGGACCGGCCCAAGAAGGAGCAGGTGCGCTTAAAGCACGAGCTGGACCGCCTGCAGAAGTACCTTTCGGGCTTTCGCCGTCTGAAGCGCCTTCCCGACGCCGTCTTCGTGGTGGACCCCACCAAGGAGGCCATCGCCGTGCGGGAGGCCCGTAAGCTCTTCATCCCTGTGGTGGCCCTGGCAGACACCGACTCCGACCCCGAGCTGGTGGACTACATCATCCCCGGCAACGACGACGCCATCCGCTCCATCCAGCTCATCGTCTCCCGGGCCGTGGACCTCATCATCCAGGCCCGGGGCGGGGTGGTGGAGCCTTCCCCTTCCTACGCCCTGGTGGAGGAGGCCGAGAAGGCGGAAGCCCAGGTCCGGGAGGCATCCGACCTTGGCGAGGACGAGGTGGAAGCATGA
- a CDS encoding transglycosylase SLT domain-containing protein encodes MSKSYQELIYRIHERIREVRPNLGTCIPSAGTPCTMVLASVLATSTNYGIPPDIATALAWQESGFGLYLETDRIRAALAKGRCTAAAGTEIGPLQVKPAAFCQVNQDPQKLLGMDMTGRIWYAVGAGLAYLEWLRGQFPGASWYELLQAYNVGPTAFRQGKRNPNYACAIINRANLYTELKV; translated from the coding sequence TTGTCCAAGAGCTACCAGGAGCTCATCTACCGCATCCACGAGCGCATTCGTGAGGTGCGGCCCAACCTGGGGACATGCATTCCCTCCGCGGGAACCCCCTGCACCATGGTCCTGGCCTCGGTCCTGGCCACTTCCACCAACTACGGCATACCGCCAGACATCGCCACCGCGCTCGCCTGGCAGGAAAGCGGCTTCGGCCTGTACCTGGAAACCGACCGCATCCGTGCGGCCTTGGCCAAGGGGCGGTGCACCGCCGCGGCGGGGACCGAGATCGGCCCCCTGCAGGTGAAGCCCGCAGCGTTCTGCCAGGTGAACCAGGACCCGCAGAAACTCCTCGGTATGGACATGACCGGGCGCATCTGGTACGCGGTAGGGGCGGGCTTGGCGTATCTGGAGTGGCTTAGGGGGCAGTTCCCTGGAGCATCGTGGTACGAGCTCCTCCAGGCCTACAACGTAGGGCCTACCGCCTTCCGTCAGGGTAAGAGGAACCCGAACTATGCCTGTGCGATCATCAACCGCGCCAACCTCTACACGGAGCTGAAAGTATGA
- a CDS encoding AAA family ATPase, with amino-acid sequence MGGRQTFRILIIGKSGSGKSTLAREIVRAMEGRFRRLVIVNRKTEFWELAEGRYRVGEEGDPQAALKRHARVHFHVTGYDPRPFLDALGQEIMRLKDVLLVVDEAHQFFPRGQVPKGLFEVLTGGREAGHNVIFVTQMMRGAVGGIDPGVRRQASHLVTFRVSEPNEVQAVAEMFRELGEQVASLKRPEGGLPPEYGVKDLDRDRAGLVLRDPRDPRRRVYVPLAS; translated from the coding sequence ATGGGCGGTAGGCAGACCTTCCGCATCCTCATCATCGGCAAGTCGGGGTCGGGGAAGAGTACTCTAGCTCGAGAGATCGTGCGGGCCATGGAGGGCCGCTTCCGCCGCCTGGTGATCGTCAACCGCAAAACCGAGTTCTGGGAGCTGGCCGAAGGGCGCTACCGCGTGGGGGAAGAGGGGGACCCCCAGGCCGCGCTAAAGCGCCACGCCCGGGTGCACTTTCACGTGACGGGCTACGATCCGCGGCCCTTTTTGGACGCCCTGGGCCAGGAGATTATGCGCCTGAAGGACGTCCTCCTGGTGGTGGATGAGGCCCACCAGTTCTTCCCCCGGGGGCAGGTGCCCAAGGGCCTCTTCGAGGTCCTGACGGGGGGACGGGAAGCCGGGCATAACGTCATCTTCGTAACCCAGATGATGCGGGGAGCGGTGGGGGGCATTGACCCCGGGGTACGCCGCCAGGCTTCCCACCTGGTAACCTTCCGGGTATCTGAGCCCAACGAGGTGCAGGCGGTGGCGGAGATGTTCCGCGAGCTAGGGGAGCAGGTGGCCAGTCTCAAGCGCCCGGAAGGAGGCCTCCCTCCCGAGTATGGGGTGAAGGATCTGGACCGGGACCGGGCCGGTCTGGTCCTGCGGGACCCGAGGGACCCCAGGCGGCGGGTGTATGTTCCCTTAGCGTCCTAG
- a CDS encoding M23 family metallopeptidase codes for MLAALGLLGLAGLGRWMVGEPEVPRSGRYYWPMNPRKPRPDVRFLDPQYYQGVRRPDGSWLVPPGYWHTGIDLNHPGGGDSDCGQPVHAMTDGYVVFAGRLPVWGGVVVLRHPHAGVWTRYGHLRDIRVGLRQVVQAGEVIGTVGKMTTGGFCHLHFDVFHRQPPASEGLWGFFPRGGEEARQKVLTYCVDPEAFLAKQAQAGRLFDPPAWRA; via the coding sequence GTGCTAGCCGCGCTGGGCCTGCTGGGCCTGGCGGGGCTGGGGAGGTGGATGGTGGGGGAGCCTGAGGTGCCCCGCTCGGGGCGGTACTACTGGCCCATGAACCCCAGGAAGCCACGCCCCGACGTGCGCTTCCTGGACCCCCAGTACTACCAGGGGGTGAGGCGTCCGGATGGGAGTTGGTTGGTGCCGCCAGGGTACTGGCATACGGGCATAGACCTGAACCACCCTGGTGGAGGTGATTCCGACTGCGGTCAGCCCGTGCACGCCATGACCGATGGGTACGTGGTCTTCGCGGGCCGCCTGCCCGTGTGGGGCGGGGTAGTGGTCCTGCGCCATCCGCATGCGGGGGTGTGGACCCGGTACGGCCACTTGCGAGACATAAGGGTGGGCCTCCGGCAGGTGGTGCAGGCGGGGGAGGTCATCGGCACCGTGGGCAAGATGACCACGGGGGGCTTCTGCCATCTGCACTTCGACGTCTTCCACCGCCAACCCCCGGCCAGCGAGGGCCTGTGGGGCTTCTTCCCCCGCGGGGGAGAGGAGGCCCGGCAGAAGGTCCTCACCTACTGCGTGGATCCGGAGGCCTTCTTGGCCAAGCAGGCCCAGGCGGGACGGCTCTTTGATCCGCCAGCGTGGAGGGCGTAA
- a CDS encoding JAB domain-containing protein — MVLKKGRPSKRLVELASRKRDPIRPESMSLAELLYSLLGNQRAAEAIAEALNGDIRNIHNWDVRDLEALPGVGQGTVGKLVALVEIIRRLVQKR; from the coding sequence ATGGTACTCAAAAAAGGCCGCCCCTCAAAGCGTCTGGTGGAGCTGGCTAGCCGCAAGCGCGATCCCATCCGCCCTGAAAGCATGTCCTTGGCCGAACTCCTCTACTCCCTGCTGGGCAACCAACGGGCGGCGGAAGCCATTGCGGAGGCCCTAAACGGAGACATCCGCAACATCCACAACTGGGACGTGAGGGACTTGGAGGCCCTTCCCGGCGTAGGCCAGGGCACGGTGGGCAAGTTGGTGGCCCTGGTGGAAATCATCCGCAGGCTCGTGCAGAAGCGGTAA
- a CDS encoding plasmid mobilization protein, with product MLGLSLHPSEAAFIRREAARRGLTISEYLRQLVAQDRTRTEEEMRRMSEVP from the coding sequence ATGCTTGGCCTCAGCCTACACCCCTCCGAAGCCGCCTTCATCCGCCGTGAGGCGGCCAGAAGGGGCTTGACCATCAGCGAGTACCTGAGGCAACTTGTGGCCCAGGACCGCACCCGAACGGAAGAGGAAATGCGCCGCATGTCGGAGGTACCATGA
- a CDS encoding helix-turn-helix domain-containing protein, which yields MTELGKKVRELRERAGLSQHELAKRAGLTQGMIWQIEEGRKRPSIASLMAIARALNVCPSELLPVVNNSEAPNA from the coding sequence ATGACCGAGTTGGGTAAGAAGGTGCGTGAACTTAGGGAAAGAGCGGGTTTGTCCCAACATGAACTAGCAAAAAGAGCGGGACTAACTCAGGGGATGATTTGGCAGATAGAAGAGGGGCGAAAGCGTCCGAGTATAGCTAGTCTTATGGCTATTGCCCGCGCACTAAACGTATGCCCATCTGAACTACTACCTGTAGTCAATAACTCGGAGGCCCCCAATGCCTAA
- a CDS encoding S24 family peptidase, with translation MSVLDWTPEEFAQATGLEVPLVYRPSGEPREDVVWLPVVASGTAGRPWPEAGVLPVPKEFVRPGSILIRVEGDSMDTGDDDGLRDGDLVLVDQNLRDLRPGKVFALEILGDGITIKRARKTKRGWVFVSDNPAGPVLEPDEVNVLGEVYRKISIREVK, from the coding sequence TTGTCTGTACTGGATTGGACCCCCGAAGAGTTCGCCCAGGCCACGGGCCTCGAGGTGCCCTTGGTCTACCGCCCCTCGGGGGAACCGCGAGAAGACGTGGTCTGGCTTCCTGTGGTAGCCTCGGGGACCGCGGGCCGCCCTTGGCCTGAGGCCGGGGTCCTGCCCGTGCCCAAGGAGTTTGTCCGCCCGGGCTCCATCCTCATCCGCGTAGAAGGGGACAGCATGGACACCGGGGACGATGATGGGCTCAGGGACGGGGACCTGGTCCTCGTGGACCAAAACCTCCGGGATCTCCGCCCCGGTAAGGTCTTCGCCCTGGAAATCCTGGGGGACGGCATCACCATCAAGCGGGCCAGGAAGACCAAGAGGGGCTGGGTCTTCGTTTCCGACAACCCCGCAGGCCCCGTCCTGGAACCCGACGAAGTGAATGTGCTGGGGGAGGTTTACCGCAAGATCAGCATCCGGGAGGTGAAGTGA
- a CDS encoding tyrosine-type recombinase/integrase — protein sequence MNRRGRGEGSIFRRKDGRWAGFVTLGRRPDGRQVKRWVYGRTRQEVAEKLARLLPQAWTGTIPDAGKLKLGDWLLHWIEERTTRKGLRPTTVRNYRVYLGHLDPILHTPLSRLTALQLRALFQGMAHLSPSHRRHIYQFLRAALRDAVRADLIPSNPMDAVDPPEGGPVRPARAWSPEEVARFLEASRDHRLFPLFALMLATGLRIGEALALRWEDWEGERLWVRHTLRRDGTLGPPKTANSHGYLYLDADTQALLAEWQARLEEEKAQAGDDWEEHGLIFPSRRGTPLQYRNVMRTFQELQAKAGVSPLNLHGLRHTYTSLALRAGLPPKVVAARLRHKDVKLTLQVYQQLMDEDLKEAALPLDTLLHLQNRNKRDRSASKAGRKKALQ from the coding sequence ATGAACCGCCGGGGTAGGGGAGAGGGCTCCATCTTCCGCCGCAAGGACGGGCGCTGGGCGGGCTTTGTCACCCTGGGCCGCCGCCCCGATGGCCGTCAGGTCAAACGGTGGGTCTATGGACGCACCCGCCAGGAGGTGGCGGAAAAGCTGGCCCGCCTTCTCCCCCAGGCCTGGACAGGCACCATCCCGGACGCGGGCAAGCTGAAGCTGGGGGACTGGCTTCTCCACTGGATCGAGGAGCGCACTACCCGCAAGGGCCTCCGGCCCACCACCGTGCGCAACTACCGGGTCTACTTGGGCCACCTGGACCCCATCCTCCACACCCCTCTTTCTCGCCTCACCGCCCTGCAGCTTCGCGCCCTCTTCCAAGGCATGGCCCATCTTTCCCCTTCCCACCGACGCCACATTTACCAGTTCCTAAGGGCGGCTCTACGGGATGCGGTGCGGGCCGATCTCATCCCCTCTAACCCCATGGACGCCGTGGATCCTCCCGAAGGCGGTCCCGTACGCCCCGCCAGAGCGTGGAGCCCCGAGGAAGTGGCCCGCTTCCTGGAGGCCTCCAGGGATCACCGCCTCTTCCCCCTCTTTGCCCTCATGCTGGCCACCGGCCTGCGGATCGGGGAGGCCCTGGCCCTCCGCTGGGAAGACTGGGAAGGGGAACGCCTCTGGGTACGCCACACCCTCCGCCGGGATGGGACGCTGGGGCCTCCCAAGACGGCGAACTCCCACGGCTATCTCTACCTTGATGCCGATACTCAGGCCCTCCTGGCCGAATGGCAGGCCCGCCTCGAAGAGGAGAAGGCCCAGGCTGGGGATGATTGGGAGGAACACGGCCTCATCTTCCCCTCCCGCCGGGGGACGCCCCTCCAGTACCGCAACGTGATGCGCACCTTCCAGGAACTTCAGGCCAAAGCAGGGGTGAGCCCCCTCAACCTTCACGGCCTGCGGCATACCTACACCTCCCTGGCCCTCCGGGCTGGCCTCCCGCCCAAGGTGGTGGCCGCCCGTTTGCGGCATAAAGACGTGAAGCTCACCCTCCAGGTCTACCAGCAGCTTATGGACGAAGACCTCAAAGAAGCAGCCCTTCCCCTTGACACCTTGCTACACCTTCAGAACCGCAACAAACGGGATCGATCCGCCTCCAAAGCTGGGCGAAAAAAGGCCCTCCAGTAA